From Tachypleus tridentatus isolate NWPU-2018 chromosome 8, ASM421037v1, whole genome shotgun sequence, a single genomic window includes:
- the LOC143224184 gene encoding galactosylceramide sulfotransferase-like: MRTLPSYCMAFMMLLSIWMLIFNIKWNFWAKERSFKTFDLMKDLINISGKLSEEHSKCRPKKNIVFSKNYKCGSDTVQNILLRYGDNNNLSFLIPEKDINFNNKPLSKESVQSLPWVSLGIFNIFCVHTRFVSKTLHEVMPPDTVYVTIVREPSSHFESIYNYYELRKMFKMPFAEFSLINKTQLLRKGFGFRVRNPQLYNLGVYGKYSQNKSFFENEVKNIDKIFDLVMITDMMTESMVLLKELMCWQLKDVTAFKRNSRTDIWRESEISVKVKEGIAAWNIGDTILYDYFRKKLVKKITEFGQERMKREVNLLQQLNKQLYEECVLNEQVSKELPEPLKHWSNKVLGFRLRPQKETNLTCLQMAAAPSSYVKHLRNKQYEWIRNTKGRNLI, from the coding sequence GAATTTTTGGGCGAAAGAACGTTCTTTTAAAACGTTTGATCTCATGAAAGACCTTATTAACATTTCTGGAAAACTCTCTGAAGAACATAGCAAATGTAGGCCgaagaaaaatatagttttttcaaaaaattataaatgtggtTCTGATACAGTTCAAAACATATTATTGCGATATGGAGATAACAATAATCTCTCATTTTTGATACCGGAGAAAGATATAAACTTTAACAATAAACCCCTTTCTAAAGAATCTGTGCAATCTCTGCCATGGGTCAGTTTAggaattttcaatatattttgtgtcCATACTCGTTTTGTTTCTAAAACCTTGCATGAAGTAATGCCACCTGACACTGTTTATGTCACTATTGTTCGAGAACCAAGTTCTCATTTCGAATCTATCTACAACTATTATGAACTACGAAAAATGTTCAAAATGCCTTTTGCTGAATTTAGTCTAATTAATAAAACGCAACTATTACGTAAAGGTTTTGGTTTCCGTGTACGGAATCCGCAACTTTACAACCTGGGAGTTTATGGAAAATACAGTCAGaataaaagtttctttgaaaacgaggttaaaaatattgataaaatatttgatcTAGTTATGATCACTGATATGATGACTGAATCAATGGTGTTACTTAAAGAGCTAATGTGTTGGCAGTTAAAAGATGTGACTGCTTTCAAAAGAAACAGTCGAACAGATATTTGGAGAGAAAGTGAAatatcagtgaaagtaaaggaGGGCATTGCAGCCTGGAATATTGGTGATACCATTCTATATGATTACTTcagaaaaaaattagttaaaaagaTTACCGAATTTGGACAAGAAAGAATGAAGCGTGAAGTGAATTTGCTTCAACAACTCAACAAACAACTATATGAAGAATGCGTTCTGAATGAACAAGTGAGCAAGGAACTACCTGAACCATTAAAACATTGGTCCAATAAAGTGCTAGGATTTCGCTTAAGGCCtcagaaagaaacaaatctaaCTTGCCTCCAGATGGCTGCAGCTCCATCAAGTTACGTAAAACACTTACGTAATAAACAATACGAATGGATTCGCAACACAAAAGGTAGAAATCTTATCTAA